The Clarias gariepinus isolate MV-2021 ecotype Netherlands chromosome 26, CGAR_prim_01v2, whole genome shotgun sequence sequence ACTCTGTTAGACATGTTGGGTACTCTTGATTCATTGCAGAAATCAAAATGGAGCCAGCACATTACCCATCTGGTACATGCATATAACTGTACTCCTAATGAAGCCACCGGGTATTCACCATATTACTTAATGTTTGGTAGGGAAGCCCGGCTCCCCATAGACGTTTGTTTTGGTGCATCCGCAGATGACACCTCCTCATCCTCGCACCTAAAATATGTGACAAGGTTGAAGCAGTCATTGCATGCAGCGTATCAGTTAGCCAAAGCATCTGCTGACAAGATGAATCAAAGCAATAAGGAAAGGTATGACCAGAAGGTTCGCTATCATAGGTTAAGCCCAGGAGATCGGGTCTTAATTCGCAATTTGGGTCTGACAGGTAAGCACAAGCTTGCGGACAGATGGGGCTCTTGTCCTTATATAGTTGACAGTCAACTGTCTGACCTCCCTGTGTACAGATTGAAGTCTATGGATAGTCCTGGACGGGTCAAGGTGATGCATCGTAACCATATTTTGCCTTTGGCACAGGATGTGAGACTGAGTCCTGTGGTTGAGCATACAGATGTTCCCCGACCCCGAGCTATAAGGCCTAGGAAGGAAAAAGGGAAATGTCAGGTTTCTGAACCGGAACCACTTCATCCTCAGGTGAATGCTCAAAATGACGGTGATGTTTCAGAGTCAGAGTCTGAGTTTGGGTGTTATGTTGAGGACCAGCCTCCCCCTCAGCCCAACAAGGCTGTGCCCAGTGCGTCCGAGGTGCCCAGTACCTCCATTCCATGTCACTTACCCACTCCTGCACAAACTGATCATATAGAGACTGAAATCCCTGTTGATTTGCCAGAGACTGTAGAGATTGTAGAGGATTCTGTACCTGTAAATCAGGATGTGTGCATTTCTGATGTTCAACCTGTAGCTAGCACGGTATCTTCCTCAGAAGTTGTACGCAGGtcgaacagagagagaaaaccccCTGCCCGTCTAACTTTTGATGAACCCGGTGGGCCAGCTAAGGATTATTTAGTAGGTTCTAAATGTTGTGGCGTTCATCTCATGACTGCTACGAATTTCAGTTTCCCTGCCAAGTATAATAGGTCACATGCTTGGTGGTGTAATTTCCATGCACTTTGTAATACATGCATGCAGAAGGGTTTCTCCTGTCCCTTGCCTTACATCCATTGTCCTGGGTAAATGTCAGACTGTGATTTGtttagatgtttatttttttatttgtttatttctctttcctctATCCCTCAGCCTGGGGGCATGCTGTTATTTGGTGGGGGGAGAGTGTAAGGacctgtgaaaatgtaatacggagaattgcatattttgtttttgtaattccattgtgctgtattttttttaagatgttacTGTATTGTATACTGGGACTACATTACCCAGAATGCCTTGGTAAGAGTTGCCGCGTTTTTGTTATAATGTGTTGGCCAATAATTTTCATCCATGTTGATTGGTTTGCTAATGAGACGTGAATGGACCAATGAGAAGATGAGTGACTAAATATTGCGggaagtttttttctttggggGGGGAAAgcggaaaaaaaagagaaagagagagagagagcgcggaAGGAGAGCGCGAGAGCAACGTGCGGAGATTCGGAGCAGTTTTCTCTTTCTGAAAAGTGTTGTTTGGAGTTTTTGCTGCTTTATTCCACTGCCGGACGGGAAACCCGACCACAGAGGAGAGTGACCGATACGCCAGGACTCGGAAGTGTTCGGCTGCGTGTTTGTCTGCACCGTGACGCTGCGCAAACTTGAGACGTGCTGAAAGAAATCCCTCCTCGGCAGAACTTGCTCGCGGGCGCCTCGCTGCATTGAGTTTCTACCCTGAACAAGGTTGCGGGTAACTTACATCTACACTGATACtgacccacacgcacacacaccctcgACTTGGCTGCGAGAACGTACTgtggtaacttttttttttttccttggtaCGGCCAAAAGTGCACCAACGAACGGGCCCCAACGTCCTGCGCCGAGCAACtggttcttttattattttctctccATGTTTTCATGGCGCTGCAGTGAagggtaaatgtaaatttacagtTTAACTGTACTctgctctttatttctttttatttattattattttgtttacttaGGTTACCTAACAAATTCTGGTAGTTTTCCTTGGGTTTAATAAATTGCCCTGGTTATGTATATGTATTGTTGAATGTGTTTTATTGGGGATGtgataatctgttttttttcttcttagtaTTCTGGGGAAATATGGTATATACTGAATAGCTtcatttcagtttaatatttccACAGTGGAGGCACCGCGCTACTCTTTCTGTtagatgtatatttaaaattttgtttgagCGGGTAAATAGGGAATTGCAGCCACCGTTATTAAGAACTTGGAACCCAGGATCTTGTTTGGATTAACTTTAATTAATGTATAGTTGAGTGTACACCCTTTGGTGGCTGAAAGGGGGGGTTACACTTAtataaaaaactgttttttaactgttttttaaaGTAAGAGTTTTGGATTTCTATAAAATTCAGAGAATCATTTCGATTGCAATTCATGTCGCTGTTAAGAATGTTCTGAATCCAAAATTTCTATTAATAAATTTGTTGCTTCCTTTTCATCTTATTTGTTCCACATAActatataaattaacaaaatgctataaatatcccttgtttttatttgaaagttATGTAATACACATCTTAAAATCTTGAAATATcctctgattttattttgtgactCTATTACAGTGTCCCTTTTATAAGACCTGGCTCTTAAAGTTAAAACTTACTGTATACTTTAACTATAGTGTTACCCTACCCACAATGCCTTTCACCGGGTTCACAGCGGTCAGCAAAGCTTTAAAAACATCGACCACAGCTTTGTCCTTGAGGATGATCTTCTGAAGTACAGTCAGGAAAGTCTGGAATAAAAACAAGCCAAAGCATGAgttattaaacttatttaaatttatgtcTTAGATGATCTCTTATTGTTTAagtgttaaatgttaattattctAAAATATTATTACGTAATGTTTAACATATTGTTAACTTTAACAGACACCTGTAGCTCCTTGACGATCATAAAGCACAGCAGACGGTCGAGTCCGTTCAGGCCGAATGTGCCCAGAGTGTCCTGGATCTCTGAGAACAGCCTGTTATTAGTCACTTCCTGGTGGGTCTTCATGTCATACCAGGTGTTCAACTGATCTATATAACACGTTGTCCtaaagaaaaatgacaaatgaaaaTAACAAACAGCTTGCACATAAGTATAGTGATGTTAAGCAAGTGGACCTTTTATTTGAACTTACTTTGGATCAGTGATCCTCAGGATCTCCCTGCAGAGACGGCCAATGAAAGTGGCCGACTCGTCCACCGGTGAGTATTTGGGAATGGGAATGTGTGTTGATTGGTAGATGCTCTGCCAGTCTTGGATCTGAGGAAAACAAAATGATTAGTGGTAACATAACAACTCTGATACAAATTAAAGAAGATAGAAAACTAAATGAATGAAGATGTAGAgaaagaagagccagcgcacTGGCATGAGAATGgttatttaatatacagtacaccagaAAATGTCCCGCCAGTGATGAGTCCTCTATTATTAAACACAGTTTTCTCGTAGAATTAATATGTCAAGTCAAATTAGGGTCAAAATATAAATTCCATGTGGATTTGAAAATTTTCAATTGTCCTTTTATTACCCCTTTAACTGCTTATGATACTCCTTATTCTCAAGTGAAGAAAAGTAGGAATTTACTTTTGCTTTAAATTGGTGCGAACACCTCTTATTaggaataataaatatatatttaaaaaactatttaattgaagtaaaattaaaaacttattttgtatctAGCCAGGAGCCTGTGTTTTTCTTGCAAACTAGCTAgttagaaaatgttttattacaaataaaaaagcagctTATAGCCTTTATTTTAGAAACCATCTATTTAATACAATAtcttatattaaaattaaagatAATGTAGCTTGTCCTATAGGCTAGCTAGTTACTAACTTAGTTTTTCTTAATACTAAAGCTACTGTTTTAATCTGAGGACTAGCTAATAAGAATCTTACTTCTTTAAACTTAAGCTAGCACCTCATTCTCTACAGACTAGCTCATtagaaatttacttttttttcccacaaaagCTAGCGCTCCTTGTTTTACAGGCTAGCTGGTTAGgaagaaactttttttctttaaacttaaGCTAGCAACTTTCATTCTACAGACTATTTggttagaatttttttctttaaactaaaGCTACAGTAAGATGTtttcttctttaattattttgtctttATCCTAAAGCTAATGTTTTTAAACTTAAGTAGCCCCTTTTATTCTACAGACTAGCTAGACTAGCTACTTAGAAAGTTACTTTTTCTTCCCACCAAAGCTAACATGACTTATTTTACAGGCTAGCTAggttaaaaagtttaatttctttaaaattaaagccaagacattttattctttaaacttGTTAGTTAGCAAATTCCTTTTTCTTTGTCCTAAAACTTACATGTCTTTTTCTACAGAATAGGTGGTTAgaaagttaattatttaaacttaaGCTAGCATCTTTCATTCTACAGAATAGCTAGGcagaaattaacttttttattcaAACTAAAGCTAACATGCTATTTTACAGGCTAGCTGGTTAGGAAAAGTTCCATctaggacctttttttttttttttaatcaatcaaccaaccaaccaactaactaaccaacaaataaataaatactgtaaagctAACATGTCTTATTCTACTGGCTAGCTAGTAACGACCTTAACCTCTTAATCTAAAGGTCTGCTAGGAATGTTTCCATATAAACTAAAGAGTAGCTAATAATCTGTACCTATTCATATGACCTGCATACAAGCTGACCTCCAGATCAGAGTAACAAAAagtaagattaaaaaatatgatgtgattttttttgtgtatgtatgtgtgggtTTTGGCTTTTCACAAGACAAACAATAGCTCATACATCTTGCTGCAACTGCGGCCATCTAATGtgtatttaattacaaatgtaaaaacagATGTTAAAGTGAATGTAATACAGATGGAGCAGTGAGGAAACCTTGGTTCTGAGAAAGCTGTTGCACTCCTGCTCCACGTTGTAGTTGATGATCCGGGAAACCTCCTCCTGCCAGATCTTCAGGCCGTAGATGCTGACGTAGTCCTGGATGTACTCGAAAGAGCGATAGAAGCCGTCCATGGTGGCAGCCATTTCCTTCAGTTTGGGCATTAGCTCGCTCGGCTGGAAAAAAGAATCAGTTGATTATTTGACACTAGAATATAATATTCAAAAGGAGGAAATAAGTCTACTGCACTATATATTAATAGATGTctgcattttataaatttttgtttaattattaagcATTAAAGTGAAATGTGCTCAAAAGTGGACAATTTATCATGTAAATTCAATGTACATCAAACTGCATAAAGAATCCTCTATATTTACATTCagaataaacttttaattacGCATGGCCGGGTGAAAGAGAAAACACGAAGGTCTTAAGTTCtgctcttactttagctttggGGTTGAAGATGAGGCCTTTGTGTAGAGAAAGAGCAACTCGTTTAACAAGCTCCTTCCTTATTCCATCCTCCAGCAGCTGCTTGGGATCCACCTAAAGCcacaccatatacagtatatacgtatacatataaatatatataattgtgcTACATCATCCtcacatgatgatgatgtagcACAATTATATATATTCCAGTAACATCATCATAGAAacgcaacatacagtacatacaacttCATAAAGTTTCAGACCTTAATGATTCCGACAAGTGTCGTTTTCATCATCAGAATTCCTTCAGTGAAGATGGAAATGGCATGGGTGAGTTTGGCAACCTGACAACAAATAAAGGACTTAAAGGTAAGCCACACATTTCtgttaaaacaaaatgatagaAATGCACATTAAATCCTAGTACTCTGACCTCGTAGCGTGCCCCAAGCTGGGAATAGTCCTTTAGTTTGTCCTTGTCCAGCCGTGTAGGAACCTCCATGATATCATGGATCTGCAGCTTGATGATTTTAGCCAGCGAGGTGAACATGCTTTCTGGAATGATCTGCAGGACCTGAAGGTAGGACAAATTTCATGTTCAGGGACAAATGTTTCTATTAACTACTTTTATATAAAACTGATaggtttaaaataacaatatacaTGAAAAGTGAGCGTTATCAttaatgaaatctttttttagcCTGGCTAATACAGGTGCCACATTCAAGTCTAACCGGGACTTCCAAATAAAAATTCCAATTACAAGAACTGTACACGtaattattcaccaacacccCTTGCACGTTATTTCAACTCGGCTGCTTGTTATTGCCACgcaaaaaactttctaccttgatagtatccaagcaTGCACGCATCCAAGCACTAAGTGCATTAGTAAAGCAGAAgattatatgaagaaataaagtgagtttgaactctcataactgtgttctgttactctgcacaatcaaaagtcagtACCTTTCTGACGTAGGCCACCAGCTCTCCAGAGTAGAACTGTGACACGCTGAGCAGGTCGGGGCTGTTGGCCTGATTAATGCGCATCAGGGGAAGATCCAAAGCTGAGGCCAACTGTTTAAAGCAGATAGTGCAAAATTTAGTTTAAACGTCTACATCTGTAACTGCAAGCTCGTCTTCGTTAAAATTTATAATACTTGGATGCCACACCTTCAGAAACGTCGCTCGAAGTTTGGTGACCATGGACGGGCTGACTCGGATACTCTCCTGCATGATGGATGTGAAACTGAAAAGTGAAGAGTATTAAACCACATTTTCAGGTTTGATTCGtctgtttaacatttttaacaggATATCTGTGTCCCTTCTGTCACCTCTCACCGAGATAGCAGACCTTACCTATCTATAAGTTGCCAGGCGTAGGATAAATCCCCCACAATCTGCACAGTGATCAAAACCTCCTCTTTAATGTTGATTGTGCGAATCATCTGGTGCAGGAACTTGCGTGTGTCGGCCAGGAACTGACACACCTGCAGGTTTGACTCCAGCTGGTGGAACTCTTGCACCTGAGATAACAGAAAGTGCTTAATGAAAAACATCAGCGCAAGAATTTATTTCATTACGTACTGATAAGAAACTGTCTTAAGACCAGAGGTGGAAAATAACGGATTACAATTACTCACGTTACTGTAATTGTGTAGTTTTTTATgttcttctactttttaaagtagttttataaatctgtaattttacttttacttaaatatgttttgttagaagtattgtacttcgctACATTTTAAGTCATATTCGCTAccgagtaaaaaataaatgaatgaaaaattattaaaaataatgcaacggtggaaaaaattgcaccccagacaccactgcactgattgattgatgggcaTGGAGAACAAACGCGCTAAATTCGGAAGAACGATAAAGACGGACAAAgcagatgccagtgatgcagacccagatgaaaatgaaaagctatcaaattcttatgaagcaaacTCCTGGTCATATTTAAGCGACCCTTTCAATAACAAGAAAGGCAACAGGTTTATTATGCAAAGgtcttttttcaattaaaaacaactactTTGAGAATTATATCCTTttatttcttgtcttttttaaactACACCAGAATCCCCCATCCCAACCGcgctgttaaaataaagtaactccgtaacttttacttaagtagatttttataatggtaactttTCTTGTACTTCAGTCAAATTTCATTTatgtaacagtacttttacttgagtacaagGGCGAGCACATTACCGCTGTGCCACTCAGGGGCTTGATGAGCGGGGTTTAATTATAAAGTGTCTATAATAACTGAAACCTTATATTATCCAAGTCTAATAATCAACAGTAATTGTACCTGTGAACAAAGCAAATAGATGATGTGACAtacttcaataaataaataaaaacttagtGTTGGCACATTCTTTACATAACTACACACTTTATTCCTTAAGTAACATCTCTAATTATATTGTGTACGACTAAATGAATAAGAAAGCAGCGCTTACTTCTACTAGAGCCTGAATGAGCTGCACCGTCTTCCTCCCGGCTGCTGTGGAGTCTTCATAGTTCAGAGACTCGATTTGTTTAGAGATCTCTCTGAACCACGCCTGCAGGTTTTCTATGGAGGAAACAGCaagacataattaaaaaaacagcttttatctTAAACCACAGACTCACTAAATGGCACTTTATCCTTAaggttgagggttaagggccttgctcaagggcccaacagtggcacccTGATGGAGGTGGGGTATGAACCTGGGGTTTTCCGATCAGTAATCCAACACCTTAACAACTGTTAATGTTAAATTGCGTTACTAAAgaggttaaaaaatatatataattatgtcaCAGCTAAACAAAAAGATAGCTTAAGACTAATCTGATGGTTAATTCTTAGTTAGATTCTACAGAAATCACtatttttatattctataaGCTCACAGATAGTTATACTGATCCCATGCTTAAGCCATTAAGTTTACTAGTCATTGTTATTCAAAATCATCAGTCAAAAATAGTTTCAAGTGGCAAAACATGGCCACCATTTTAAAGAGCCAGACTGATTGTGTGGTCTGGTTTAAATAAAGTGAATCGAACCATTTTTCTCCACTCTAGTGAGAGGCTTGACTCCAGAAAACACCTCGGCCAGTTCTGTCATCCTTTCCGACCCTTCTTTCTTATAGCTCTCCCATTTCAGCTGTTTTTCTGCCAACATCTGCTTGAACATCTGGGTGATACCAAAACAGCATGGTGATACAGACGTTTACACGCtatatttaaattctttagactttaaataataaaccggtgcattatttttaattatatcgCATGATAAACAGCCTCGTGTcattattcaattaaaaaagattTCACGGGGCGTTCAAATAAAACCAGGATTTTTGATAATGTAGCATAACAGAAGAAAGTTACGAGagtaaaaaatctttatttctttatataactccctgctacactaatgcacccaCCATCAAGGTTcctggcctcccagaaactcccttaatggttcaaacatgtggaagtggTTCGGagggaggtcaggactatacgggggatgtggcaataactcctaggTGAGTTTCTATAATGTGtagttttacagcttcatttACGCCCACATATCAAACAGTGATGGTGGGAAAAGGTGAGAAGAAGCTGCAATCTTGGACACTCACTTCTTTAAGGGTGAATTCGAACTGAGCCGTGTCCAGGAGAAGCTGAAACAAGATCTTGGGATTGTATTTGGAGTCGCTGATCGCTTGATCTTTGATCTGACGCAGTCTCTTGTTGTTCGGATCGTACACTGGAAGACATAAGATGAAGAATACATTCTATACAAGTGATTACAAACTATCTTATTCCCCGAGACTGTGTGAATGGGGGAAggaaaaatagaattaaaatcaGATGAATGATAAAGTAACAGGTCTCTCACATGTTGACTATTttgaatgcctttttttttaattaaattattgtgaaggaaaaaaaaaaaaacatttgttattCATATGATTCGGCCCTTtgtttaaaatctgttttaaatgAGCCAAAGAGACATGGCTCAGACCTGACTCTGCAGTGTGCAGCATCAGCCAGCGGATGGCGACGTTACAGTCACGCAGGCAGTTCAGCAGTTTGGGAATGTTGTCGAGGACGATCTCCTCCCTCAGGAAGCCCTCCTTCAGCAGCTGCTGCACCTGCGGCCGGAGGGTCTCCACGCTGGAGGCGTAGCGAGAAGCCTGAAAATACACACGCATGCACTTTTAGGAAACATTTCAAATCAGAAATGCTGATGAAGTTTAATGGCAATAttctgtttactgtttattaatTCATACAGCAACGCCtgcttgttttattaaaaatttaattgaactaaGCATTTCATTTGCTTCAGTCTTGTAAGCAATACGATAATtagattaatttaatatattaaaatacagtttaattataacacacagaaacaattaacaaaactaataaGCGTTTTAGATGTTTAGAAATCCTTTTGATGGCATTTTTACAATATGATTTACAAATaccagttattttatttaatcttataAATCTTggataaaatatttcaaattatttcaatataaattaaataagattAGATTTATAAGTTTGAGTTGCAATATTAATCTAAAtgaattaactaaaaaaatatatatattatatatatattcttattttattttttattttttttacttgatgaAAGCACCATGAAGGGGTATTAGGTGCACTTTCAACAGAAGTAAAATTTCcaaaataaaatgagaatgtAACAAGAATAaagttgtattttaaaaaaaggggggaaattatgagaaaataaacgtcaaaatgtttaattaaaatttttccaACTTATTATGAGATAAAAAATTGGGATGTTTTCTTGttaaattacaatattttgaaaaaacgtttaaaaaaatgttagccaaaaatatttctaaaataacagtaaaaatacACTCCCTCAaaataaccatttaaaaataaactgagaATATGCAGTTTAAGATTAGAAacactatattttatataattgtattttaataaaaatctagtTATATCAAATGAACAAAGATATTGGAGCATATTACTGTATgcttattactgtatttttttttttttttttacttttacttgtacATAATGTGAGAATAATTTTCGTGGGGATAAAACAGGACTGAACaagaaattaaaatcctccATAAAATGCTTTTCATATCACTTAAGTGAGCAGAGGGCTGCGCCTAATAACAGGTCAATCCCATATTATTATGGTGTGActacgtgtttgtgtgtaagtgaaGCGTATAActgctgttgtgtgtgtatacatacacacctGCTCTTTGATGTTTGCTGCATCCAGGGTGTAATTCAGTGCAGTCTTGGCTGCTTTATAAGGCTCCCAGGCCTCCACTAAGTTCACAGTAATGCCCATGTAAATACTGATCACCTGATTTAACAAGAgagcatgtacagtaagtgtatcAAACACCATATGATAAATATACCGTGAGATATCGGCCtgtaacattatgaccactgagagatgaagtgaatttttttttttttattattatttttttattattacactgggatatgttgggcagcaagtgaacattttgtccctgaagGTAGAAAGGCCAAATGTAAAGATATGACCGACTCCGATAAGGGCCAATTTGTGATGACTGGGACAAAGCAATTCCAGtttgcagtggtcaggacctaaaACATGCTCCAAGGAcggaaaaccagtgaactggcATCAAGGTCATGGCCAACCAAGGCTCACTGAAGCAAGTGAGGAGcaaaggctggcctgtgtagtccaCTCCAGCAAAAGAGATACTGTCGCTCAACttgctgaaaaagttaatgctggttctgataaacagtgtgttctgatacctttctatctcTGTTTGCTGTGCATGGGGCTTCGTAGCTGCAGAACGGCCAGGGAGCCCATGGTGACCCGTGCCCACTACTATAAGTGCCTACATTGTGCATCGGGAGTGGACAAATGGAGAAATgaaagaaggtggcctggtctgatgaatcacgtttttttttaatcataggaTGGAAATCAAAAACATGTCAATGGAGGCCCCACATGACGACTTGGTGACAGATACCCAcggcacacct is a genomic window containing:
- the washc5 gene encoding WASH complex subunit 5, translating into MDFLAENNLCGQAILRIVSRGNAIIAELLRLSDFIPTVFRLRDKSDQQKYGDIICDFSYFKGQDYYENKLEAKPELQDLDEEFRENNIEILSRFYLAFESVHKYIVDLIRYLDDLNEGVYIQQTLETVLLNEDGKQLLCEALYLYGVMLLVIDQKIEGEVRERMLVSYYRYSAARSSADSNLDDICKLLRSTGYSSNPGAKRPNNYPESYFQRVPISSTFISMVIGRLRSDDIYNQVSAYPLPEHRSTALATQAAMLYVCLYFCPSILHTQQAKMREIVDKYFPDNWVISIYMGITVNLVEAWEPYKAAKTALNYTLDAANIKEQASRYASSVETLRPQVQQLLKEGFLREEIVLDNIPKLLNCLRDCNVAIRWLMLHTAESVYDPNNKRLRQIKDQAISDSKYNPKILFQLLLDTAQFEFTLKEMFKQMLAEKQLKWESYKKEGSERMTELAEVFSGVKPLTRVEKNENLQAWFREISKQIESLNYEDSTAAGRKTVQLIQALVEVQEFHQLESNLQVCQFLADTRKFLHQMIRTINIKEEVLITVQIVGDLSYAWQLIDSFTSIMQESIRVSPSMVTKLRATFLKLASALDLPLMRINQANSPDLLSVSQFYSGELVAYVRKVLQIIPESMFTSLAKIIKLQIHDIMEVPTRLDKDKLKDYSQLGARYEVAKLTHAISIFTEGILMMKTTLVGIIKVDPKQLLEDGIRKELVKRVALSLHKGLIFNPKAKPSELMPKLKEMAATMDGFYRSFEYIQDYVSIYGLKIWQEEVSRIINYNVEQECNSFLRTKIQDWQSIYQSTHIPIPKYSPVDESATFIGRLCREILRITDPKTTCYIDQLNTWYDMKTHQEVTNNRLFSEIQDTLGTFGLNGLDRLLCFMIVKELQTFLTVLQKIILKDKAVVDVFKALLTAVNPVKGIVATASKVYANAVAKTQKVWPAYLESIMKVGQMQILRLQIANELNYSCKFDSKHLAAALENLNKSLLADIEAHYQDPSLPYPKEDNTLLYEFTAYLEAAGIHNPLNKIYITTKRLPYFPTVNFLFLIAQLPKLQYTKNQGMTCRRAADPVDWVPLVLGLLTLLKQFHSRYTEQFLALIGQFIRSIMEQCTSQKIPDMPADVVGALMFLEDYVRYTKLSRKVVEAHVPSFIFDEFRTVLQ